In Antennarius striatus isolate MH-2024 chromosome 10, ASM4005453v1, whole genome shotgun sequence, one DNA window encodes the following:
- the pcdh12 gene encoding protocadherin-12 isoform X2, with translation MLLVLVLLLGLCSDTRSSDPSSITIQYLVWEEQPAGTQVGRLVDDLRQREETGPLEDFQVVEHEKALPFSVSTRDGIVSTQGRLDREELCRGSDLCELAFSVLYRKSGAVNCLRVRVEVMDQNDHSPSFPSAVQEVEISETAGPRMRIPLDRALDPDAGPNGLQTYSLSVNQHFALDVTVAPGGTKQAELVVIKELDREVQASIDLTLVAWDKGNPPRSGSTLVRVNIQDSNDNSPTFEDSTPTVDLPEDTARGTTIISLKATDPDQGANGEVEYSLSKHTHLDVQRLFFVDPQTGAVSLKAPLDYEVQPSYEVIIQARDHGPNAIPTHCKLHVKLQDVNDNAPRIHVTWTSPNSPMATVLEGAQEDTFLALVVVSDADSGENGKVRAEIQQGSGPFRLKRIHGDNYMIVTNGSLDREKVMKYNITLIAQDFGDPPLSCVKHLPVHILDENDNAPVFSTSLYKASFEENNIAGYQALKVEAHDVDLELSGRVSYFIHEVDADTQPFSIHPTSGIISIQHPLDYEESHMYSFIVEAVDQGHPPLTSTATVQIDIQDVNDNYPVIKEPKPRKGVASLSVPVNADKGEIVTELGNDMEEGSNTLPVSQSTREGLVGFLATTIKAEDADSGLSGQLSYHITDRNPHGLFWLDQATGQLFVNTTNATELIGKTLKVDIVVSDMGRPSLETKATLEVTFTNLKDHLKNSSPGNRGQLSFTMMMAICLGATCLLLLLAIALVTTFCRPDKRDNQAYNCRKAESTYTRHPRRPQKNIRKSDIQLIPVIRGRKEEPPEDDHEAQPLASSTLMSGDHQTERQNTSTPSAKNTSFHSQGHPEQDATPPATHHTKTLRKPGNIELDGTLPRTPATPYRTLRKARNPSSSSSVSHSGTLKRQARVEGHESDMLGSSSQATLRRPKTSEGRGGHDAEHQQILRNLVRLSMAAFGDSIELSSASPEVQISQLLSLLHQGQLQPKPNFRGNKYSHRNGRYGGQDCSDWLSTKDSGHGESEAGDDWDPGRDSPIDPQLEEGLSNLIHKSDDVFPEPSDPDWMARLSLPLTADYHDNVFVPNGPPSPDDELRPRDALDSSSFSTFGKTPEKDGPLGGALLSEVSTLFEMLMTQKADAHPGPGPDVLYRLSAAYCRSLGLDGHAPTVANAPKNSGNAEKRVCLAPPSRCYQ, from the exons AtgctgctggttctggttctgcttctGGGCCTTTGCTCAGACACTCGCTCCTCTGATCCATCATCGATAACTATCCAGTACCTCGTTTGGGAGGAGCAGCCGGCGGGAACCCAGGTCGGCCGTCTGGTGGACGACCTCCGGCAGAGGGAAGAAACCGGTCCATTGGAGGATTTCCAGGTGGTGGAGCACGAAAAAGCCCTTCCCTTCTCCGTCAGCACCCGAGACGGGATTGTCTCCACCCAAGGCCGGCTGGACAGGGAGGAGCTTTGCAGGGGGTCGGACCTGTGCGAGCTGGCCTTTAGCGTCCTCTATAGGAAAAGCGGCGCTGTGAATTGCCTGCGGGTTCGCGTGGAGGTGATGGACCAGAATGACCACAGTCCCAGTTTCCCCAGTGCTGTGCAGGAAGTGGAGATCTCTGAGACGGCAGGTCCCAGGATGCGGATTCCTTTGGACCGAGCGTTGGATCCCGATGCTGGACCCAATGGTCTCCAGACCTACTCGCTATCCGTCAATCAGCACTTTGCTCTGGATGTGACCGTCGCTCCGGGTGGGACCAAACAGGCAGAGCTGGTGGTGATCAAAGAATTGGACAGGGAGGTTCAGGCCTCCATTGACCTCACCCTGGTTGCATGGGATAAAGGGAACCCTCCAAGATCCGGGAGCACATTAGTGCGCGTGAATATTCAAGACTCAAATGACAACAGCCCCACGTTTGAGGACAGCACTCCAACCGTGGACCTTCCTGAGGATACAGCCCGCGGAACGACCATCATCAGCCTCAAGGCCACTGATCCAGACCAGGGTGCTAATGGGGAGGTGGAGTATTCCCTGAGTAAACACACCCATCTAGACGTACAGAGACTCTTCTTTGTGGACCCACAAACTGGAGCAGTGAGTCTAAAAGCACCTCTCGATTACGAAGTCCAGCCGTCTTACGAAGTCATCATCCAAGCCAGAGATCACGGACCCAACGCCATCCCCACCCACTGCAAACTGCACGTCAAGCTTCAAGACGTCAACGATAACGCACCAAGGATCCACGTGACCTGGACTTCACCGAACTCACCCATGGCGACCGTGTTGGAGGGAGCGCAAGAAGACACTTTCCTCGCCCTGGTGGTGGTGTCGGACGCGGATTCTGGAGAAAACGGCAAAGTGAGAGCAGAAATTCAGCAAGGATCGGGCCCTTTCCGCCTGAAACGTATCCATGGCGACAATTACATGATTGTGACTAATGGCAGCCTGGATAGAGAGAAGGTAATGAAATACAACATCACGCTAATTGCCCAGGATTTTGGAGATCCCCCTCTGTCTTGCGTCAAACACCTTCCTGTACATATTCTGGATGAGAACGACAATGCCCCCGtcttctccacctccctctACAAGGCCTCATTCGAGGAGAACAACATCGCGGGCTACCAAGCTCTCAAAGTCGAAGCCCACGATGTCGACTTGGAGCTCAGCGGACGAGTATCCTACTTCATACACGAAGTGGACGCCGACACGCAGCCGTTCTCCATCCACCCGACCAGCGGCATCATCAGCATCCAACATCCCCTGGACTACGAGGAATCTCACATGTACTCCTTCATCGTGGAGGCTGTAGACCAGGGTCATCCACCGCTCACCAGCACCGCCACCGTTCAAATCGACATCCAGGATGTCAACGACAACTACCCAGTCATCAAGGAACCCAAACCCCGAAAGGGCGTGGCTTCTCTGAGTGTACCTGTCAATGCAGATAAGGGGGAGATCGTGACTGAGTTGGGGAACGACATGGAAGAGGGATCCAACACTTTGCCGGTCAGTCAATCCACCAGAGAGGGACTTGTTGGGTTTCTCGCCACCACAATCAAGGCTGAAGATGCAGACTCTGGGTTGAGTGGACAACTCAGCTACCACATTACGGACAGGAACCCACACGGGTTGTTCTGGTTGGACCAGGCTACGGGCCAGCTCTTTGTGAACACCACTAATGCTACTGAGCTAATCGGAAAAACTTTGAAGGTAGACATTGTGGTGTCCGACATGGGTAGGCCGAGCCTCGAGACTAAGGCTACGCTTGAGGTAACATTCACTAACCTCAAGGACCATCTCAAGAACTCATCACCAGGTAACCGTGGACAGCTCAGCTTCACCATGATGATGGCTATCTGCCTCGGCGCCACCTGCCTCCTGCTTCTGTTAGCCATTGCTTTGGTGACAACGTTCTGCCGCCCGGACAAACGAGACAACCAGGCATACAACTGTAGGAAAGCCGAATCAACATACACCCGACACCCACGACGTCCACAGAAGAACATCAGGAAGTCGGACATCCAGCTGATTCCCGTCATCAGAGGGAGAAAGGAGGAGCCTCCTGAGGATGACCATGAAGCCCAGCCATTAGCTTCGTCAACTTTGATGTCAGGAGATCACCAAACAGAGAGGCAAAACACCTCAACGCCATCAGCAAAGAACACCAGCTTCCATTCCCAGGGTCACCCAGAACAGGACGCCACTCCGCCGGCGACCCACCACACCAAAACGCTTCGGAAACCTGGAAACATTGAACTCGATGGCACTTTGCCCCGAACTCCTGCCACGCCATACCGGACGCTCAGGAAAGCCAGGAACCCTTCGTCGTCCTCTTCAGTCTCACATTCAGGCACCCTGAAGCGCCAGGCTCGCGTTGAGGGGCACGAGTCGGATATGCTGGGGTCATCATCCCAGGCGACTCTCAGGAGACCGAAAACCTCAGAAGGACGTGGAGGTCACGATGCAGAACATCAGCAGATCCTCCGGAACCTGGTTCGACTGTCCATGGCTGCATTCGGAGACTCCATCGAGCTTTCGTCCGCATCCCCAGAGGTCCAG atctcccagctcctctccctcctccatcaggGTCAGCTGCAACCGAAGCCCAACTTCAGGGGCAACAAATACTCTCATCGCAACGGAAG GTATGGCGGCCAGgactgctctgattggctgagcacTAAGGACAGTGGACACGGCGAGAGCGAGGCTGGAGACGACTGGGACCCGGGGCGAGACTCACCCATAGACCCCCAGCTGGAGGAGGGGCTTAGCAACCTGATCCACAAATCAG ACGACGTCTTCCCCGAGCCCAGCGATCCGGATTGGATGGCCAGACTGTCCCTCCCCCTCACCGCTGATTACCACGACAACGTGTTTGTCCCCAACGGGCCCCCATCCCCTGACGACGAGCTCCGCCCCCGTGACGCTCTggactcctcctccttttccacaTTTG GTAAGACTCCGGAGAAGGACGGCCCACTGGGCGGGGCTCTGCTCTCTGAGGTCAGCACGCTGTTTGAGATGCTGATGACGCAGAAGGCCGACGCCCACCCTGGCCCCGGGCCCGACGTCCTTTACCGGCTGTCGGCGGCGTACTGTCGCTCGCTGGGGCTGGACGGCCACGCCCCCACCGTCGCCAACGCACCAAAGAACTCTGGGAACGCAGAGAAGAGGGTGTGTCTGGCCCCACCCTCCAGATGTTATCAATGA
- the pcdh12 gene encoding protocadherin-12 isoform X1: MLLVLVLLLGLCSDTRSSDPSSITIQYLVWEEQPAGTQVGRLVDDLRQREETGPLEDFQVVEHEKALPFSVSTRDGIVSTQGRLDREELCRGSDLCELAFSVLYRKSGAVNCLRVRVEVMDQNDHSPSFPSAVQEVEISETAGPRMRIPLDRALDPDAGPNGLQTYSLSVNQHFALDVTVAPGGTKQAELVVIKELDREVQASIDLTLVAWDKGNPPRSGSTLVRVNIQDSNDNSPTFEDSTPTVDLPEDTARGTTIISLKATDPDQGANGEVEYSLSKHTHLDVQRLFFVDPQTGAVSLKAPLDYEVQPSYEVIIQARDHGPNAIPTHCKLHVKLQDVNDNAPRIHVTWTSPNSPMATVLEGAQEDTFLALVVVSDADSGENGKVRAEIQQGSGPFRLKRIHGDNYMIVTNGSLDREKVMKYNITLIAQDFGDPPLSCVKHLPVHILDENDNAPVFSTSLYKASFEENNIAGYQALKVEAHDVDLELSGRVSYFIHEVDADTQPFSIHPTSGIISIQHPLDYEESHMYSFIVEAVDQGHPPLTSTATVQIDIQDVNDNYPVIKEPKPRKGVASLSVPVNADKGEIVTELGNDMEEGSNTLPVSQSTREGLVGFLATTIKAEDADSGLSGQLSYHITDRNPHGLFWLDQATGQLFVNTTNATELIGKTLKVDIVVSDMGRPSLETKATLEVTFTNLKDHLKNSSPGNRGQLSFTMMMAICLGATCLLLLLAIALVTTFCRPDKRDNQAYNCRKAESTYTRHPRRPQKNIRKSDIQLIPVIRGRKEEPPEDDHEAQPLASSTLMSGDHQTERQNTSTPSAKNTSFHSQGHPEQDATPPATHHTKTLRKPGNIELDGTLPRTPATPYRTLRKARNPSSSSSVSHSGTLKRQARVEGHESDMLGSSSQATLRRPKTSEGRGGHDAEHQQILRNLVRLSMAAFGDSIELSSASPEVQQISQLLSLLHQGQLQPKPNFRGNKYSHRNGRYGGQDCSDWLSTKDSGHGESEAGDDWDPGRDSPIDPQLEEGLSNLIHKSDDVFPEPSDPDWMARLSLPLTADYHDNVFVPNGPPSPDDELRPRDALDSSSFSTFGKTPEKDGPLGGALLSEVSTLFEMLMTQKADAHPGPGPDVLYRLSAAYCRSLGLDGHAPTVANAPKNSGNAEKRVCLAPPSRCYQ, from the exons AtgctgctggttctggttctgcttctGGGCCTTTGCTCAGACACTCGCTCCTCTGATCCATCATCGATAACTATCCAGTACCTCGTTTGGGAGGAGCAGCCGGCGGGAACCCAGGTCGGCCGTCTGGTGGACGACCTCCGGCAGAGGGAAGAAACCGGTCCATTGGAGGATTTCCAGGTGGTGGAGCACGAAAAAGCCCTTCCCTTCTCCGTCAGCACCCGAGACGGGATTGTCTCCACCCAAGGCCGGCTGGACAGGGAGGAGCTTTGCAGGGGGTCGGACCTGTGCGAGCTGGCCTTTAGCGTCCTCTATAGGAAAAGCGGCGCTGTGAATTGCCTGCGGGTTCGCGTGGAGGTGATGGACCAGAATGACCACAGTCCCAGTTTCCCCAGTGCTGTGCAGGAAGTGGAGATCTCTGAGACGGCAGGTCCCAGGATGCGGATTCCTTTGGACCGAGCGTTGGATCCCGATGCTGGACCCAATGGTCTCCAGACCTACTCGCTATCCGTCAATCAGCACTTTGCTCTGGATGTGACCGTCGCTCCGGGTGGGACCAAACAGGCAGAGCTGGTGGTGATCAAAGAATTGGACAGGGAGGTTCAGGCCTCCATTGACCTCACCCTGGTTGCATGGGATAAAGGGAACCCTCCAAGATCCGGGAGCACATTAGTGCGCGTGAATATTCAAGACTCAAATGACAACAGCCCCACGTTTGAGGACAGCACTCCAACCGTGGACCTTCCTGAGGATACAGCCCGCGGAACGACCATCATCAGCCTCAAGGCCACTGATCCAGACCAGGGTGCTAATGGGGAGGTGGAGTATTCCCTGAGTAAACACACCCATCTAGACGTACAGAGACTCTTCTTTGTGGACCCACAAACTGGAGCAGTGAGTCTAAAAGCACCTCTCGATTACGAAGTCCAGCCGTCTTACGAAGTCATCATCCAAGCCAGAGATCACGGACCCAACGCCATCCCCACCCACTGCAAACTGCACGTCAAGCTTCAAGACGTCAACGATAACGCACCAAGGATCCACGTGACCTGGACTTCACCGAACTCACCCATGGCGACCGTGTTGGAGGGAGCGCAAGAAGACACTTTCCTCGCCCTGGTGGTGGTGTCGGACGCGGATTCTGGAGAAAACGGCAAAGTGAGAGCAGAAATTCAGCAAGGATCGGGCCCTTTCCGCCTGAAACGTATCCATGGCGACAATTACATGATTGTGACTAATGGCAGCCTGGATAGAGAGAAGGTAATGAAATACAACATCACGCTAATTGCCCAGGATTTTGGAGATCCCCCTCTGTCTTGCGTCAAACACCTTCCTGTACATATTCTGGATGAGAACGACAATGCCCCCGtcttctccacctccctctACAAGGCCTCATTCGAGGAGAACAACATCGCGGGCTACCAAGCTCTCAAAGTCGAAGCCCACGATGTCGACTTGGAGCTCAGCGGACGAGTATCCTACTTCATACACGAAGTGGACGCCGACACGCAGCCGTTCTCCATCCACCCGACCAGCGGCATCATCAGCATCCAACATCCCCTGGACTACGAGGAATCTCACATGTACTCCTTCATCGTGGAGGCTGTAGACCAGGGTCATCCACCGCTCACCAGCACCGCCACCGTTCAAATCGACATCCAGGATGTCAACGACAACTACCCAGTCATCAAGGAACCCAAACCCCGAAAGGGCGTGGCTTCTCTGAGTGTACCTGTCAATGCAGATAAGGGGGAGATCGTGACTGAGTTGGGGAACGACATGGAAGAGGGATCCAACACTTTGCCGGTCAGTCAATCCACCAGAGAGGGACTTGTTGGGTTTCTCGCCACCACAATCAAGGCTGAAGATGCAGACTCTGGGTTGAGTGGACAACTCAGCTACCACATTACGGACAGGAACCCACACGGGTTGTTCTGGTTGGACCAGGCTACGGGCCAGCTCTTTGTGAACACCACTAATGCTACTGAGCTAATCGGAAAAACTTTGAAGGTAGACATTGTGGTGTCCGACATGGGTAGGCCGAGCCTCGAGACTAAGGCTACGCTTGAGGTAACATTCACTAACCTCAAGGACCATCTCAAGAACTCATCACCAGGTAACCGTGGACAGCTCAGCTTCACCATGATGATGGCTATCTGCCTCGGCGCCACCTGCCTCCTGCTTCTGTTAGCCATTGCTTTGGTGACAACGTTCTGCCGCCCGGACAAACGAGACAACCAGGCATACAACTGTAGGAAAGCCGAATCAACATACACCCGACACCCACGACGTCCACAGAAGAACATCAGGAAGTCGGACATCCAGCTGATTCCCGTCATCAGAGGGAGAAAGGAGGAGCCTCCTGAGGATGACCATGAAGCCCAGCCATTAGCTTCGTCAACTTTGATGTCAGGAGATCACCAAACAGAGAGGCAAAACACCTCAACGCCATCAGCAAAGAACACCAGCTTCCATTCCCAGGGTCACCCAGAACAGGACGCCACTCCGCCGGCGACCCACCACACCAAAACGCTTCGGAAACCTGGAAACATTGAACTCGATGGCACTTTGCCCCGAACTCCTGCCACGCCATACCGGACGCTCAGGAAAGCCAGGAACCCTTCGTCGTCCTCTTCAGTCTCACATTCAGGCACCCTGAAGCGCCAGGCTCGCGTTGAGGGGCACGAGTCGGATATGCTGGGGTCATCATCCCAGGCGACTCTCAGGAGACCGAAAACCTCAGAAGGACGTGGAGGTCACGATGCAGAACATCAGCAGATCCTCCGGAACCTGGTTCGACTGTCCATGGCTGCATTCGGAGACTCCATCGAGCTTTCGTCCGCATCCCCAGAGGTCCAG cagatctcccagctcctctccctcctccatcaggGTCAGCTGCAACCGAAGCCCAACTTCAGGGGCAACAAATACTCTCATCGCAACGGAAG GTATGGCGGCCAGgactgctctgattggctgagcacTAAGGACAGTGGACACGGCGAGAGCGAGGCTGGAGACGACTGGGACCCGGGGCGAGACTCACCCATAGACCCCCAGCTGGAGGAGGGGCTTAGCAACCTGATCCACAAATCAG ACGACGTCTTCCCCGAGCCCAGCGATCCGGATTGGATGGCCAGACTGTCCCTCCCCCTCACCGCTGATTACCACGACAACGTGTTTGTCCCCAACGGGCCCCCATCCCCTGACGACGAGCTCCGCCCCCGTGACGCTCTggactcctcctccttttccacaTTTG GTAAGACTCCGGAGAAGGACGGCCCACTGGGCGGGGCTCTGCTCTCTGAGGTCAGCACGCTGTTTGAGATGCTGATGACGCAGAAGGCCGACGCCCACCCTGGCCCCGGGCCCGACGTCCTTTACCGGCTGTCGGCGGCGTACTGTCGCTCGCTGGGGCTGGACGGCCACGCCCCCACCGTCGCCAACGCACCAAAGAACTCTGGGAACGCAGAGAAGAGGGTGTGTCTGGCCCCACCCTCCAGATGTTATCAATGA